A single genomic interval of Petrotoga sp. 9PW.55.5.1 harbors:
- a CDS encoding Kiwa anti-phage protein KwaB-like domain-containing protein produces the protein MSDVNFDQLIESIVERESLEKLSDLVKNSSDFEFEVFIQGDNKDIFWLANDDPEFFKGILMSSLIEFLDNLKKNDRDKIEEYSSSIFDRKFLYMQNAADQVGDISDIIMRVEGGRYNKLYHSKDLEEITRLRLILKIFKSGWERYMLGIQYLTPSKIFKNKRILALSARKLSMIKNKFLIDPKDYFDYIVVGDVVLIRSLFCFERDFGYYKKYKDAKDKAIEEIKKNNNLFGKDIKIVGVDNFNESIKDKSLYLKRFYSVINKGNYKKFEFDRVKRMIEDFGLKIEFDEESKSIDLSGASSVRDFLKLYDELYYKSTLSGNNMVASETENL, from the coding sequence GTGAGTGATGTAAATTTTGATCAGTTGATTGAGAGTATTGTTGAAAGGGAGAGTTTAGAGAAGTTAAGTGATTTGGTTAAAAATTCTTCTGATTTTGAGTTTGAAGTCTTTATTCAAGGGGATAACAAGGATATTTTTTGGTTGGCGAATGATGATCCTGAGTTTTTTAAAGGTATACTTATGTCATCTTTGATAGAGTTTTTGGATAATTTGAAGAAGAATGATAGGGATAAAATAGAGGAATATAGCTCTTCTATTTTTGATAGAAAGTTTCTATACATGCAGAATGCAGCGGATCAGGTGGGCGATATTTCTGATATAATTATGAGGGTTGAAGGGGGTAGGTATAATAAGTTATACCACTCTAAGGATTTGGAAGAGATTACCAGATTAAGACTGATTTTGAAGATTTTTAAGAGCGGTTGGGAGAGGTATATGTTAGGTATACAGTACCTAACTCCATCTAAGATTTTTAAAAATAAAAGGATTTTGGCTTTGAGTGCTAGGAAATTGAGTATGATTAAGAATAAGTTTTTAATAGATCCGAAAGATTATTTTGATTATATAGTTGTTGGTGATGTTGTTTTGATACGGAGTTTGTTTTGTTTTGAGAGAGATTTTGGGTATTATAAGAAGTATAAAGATGCAAAAGATAAGGCGATTGAAGAGATAAAAAAGAACAATAATCTTTTTGGGAAGGATATTAAGATAGTAGGGGTTGATAATTTTAATGAGAGTATTAAAGATAAGTCTTTGTATTTGAAGAGGTTTTATAGTGTTATTAATAAGGGAAATTATAAGAAGTTTGAGTTTGATAGAGTTAAGAGGATGATCGAAGATTTTGGTTTGAAGATTGAGTTTGATGAAGAGAGTAAGAGTATAGATTTGAGTGGAGCAAGTTCTGTTAGGGATTTTTTGAAGTTGTACGATGAGTTGTATTATAAGTCGACGTTGTCGGGGAATAATATGGTGGCTTCTGAAACAGAGAACCTTTAA
- a CDS encoding DUF2922 domain-containing protein — protein MRRLSMKFYDPNEQKSKTLSVDGVLETLTQAEVEPVMQSMIGVLVPATAQVDEASIIETTTNEIFNLIQ, from the coding sequence ATGAGAAGACTCAGCATGAAATTCTATGATCCAAACGAACAAAAAAGCAAAACATTATCCGTTGACGGAGTATTAGAAACTCTAACCCAAGCAGAAGTTGAACCCGTAATGCAATCAATGATTGGAGTGTTAGTTCCAGCAACAGCCCAGGTAGATGAAGCATCAATAATCGAAACAACCACAAACGAAATCTTTAATTTAATACAGTAA
- a CDS encoding NAD(P)-dependent oxidoreductase: MLYGFRIEDWISKSLSEKIEHYEKLADITNRVDFYRLFEKDKITLIFSYYEYNNFTEIAQVLDSINLLVKLNRVSKIIFISSYNVYEPVYGTSLKEDSPKAPKNSTGINALTIENILIYLHEKYNVETYILRLFSLYGPYMDNYTLISNLFRSYIHNEVVKIGDLKKVRDFLFIDDLINIINQVYERENSGNLYIYNVGTNTPTSIKDLITKINKLTNRKPEIIFNPERIRAEYDHDYVVADNKKLLQDFPDINLTPLEKGLELTYLWELGREKNV; encoded by the coding sequence ATGCTGTATGGTTTTAGAATAGAAGACTGGATTTCAAAATCCCTTTCAGAAAAGATTGAACACTATGAAAAACTTGCTGATATAACAAATAGGGTTGATTTTTATCGATTATTTGAAAAAGATAAAATTACTCTGATATTTTCCTACTATGAGTACAATAATTTTACTGAAATAGCACAAGTTTTAGACTCTATAAATTTACTGGTAAAGTTAAACAGAGTATCAAAAATAATTTTTATATCCTCATATAATGTTTATGAACCTGTTTATGGTACTTCATTAAAAGAAGACAGCCCAAAAGCACCAAAAAATTCAACGGGAATAAATGCATTAACTATAGAAAACATATTAATATATCTACATGAAAAATATAACGTAGAAACATACATTCTTAGACTATTCAGCTTATATGGCCCATATATGGATAATTATACGCTTATTTCAAACTTATTTAGGAGTTATATACATAACGAAGTTGTTAAAATAGGAGATTTAAAGAAAGTCAGAGATTTTTTATTTATTGATGATCTAATAAATATCATAAACCAAGTATATGAAAGAGAGAACAGTGGTAACCTATACATATACAACGTGGGAACTAACACACCCACATCGATAAAAGACCTAATAACAAAGATAAACAAGCTAACTAATCGAAAGCCAGAAATAATTTTTAATCCAGAGAGAATTAGGGCTGAATACGACCACGATTATGTAGTTGCTGACAACAAAAAATTATTGCAAGATTTTCCTGACATTAATCTTACACCTTTAGAAAAAGGGTTAGAATTAACTTATCTTTGGGAGTTAGGAAGGGAGAAGAATGTTTGA
- a CDS encoding sugar transferase, producing MKKLTIQTLDIILIFSFNTFLLKLPIAISIISSLIIYLGIYSFRVYDTETMKSYTESLIKTTVGTLISFIVILIIYFFLSKYFNRYFFLSNLLYTIILLPIIHKIEYNIYEKHMPVKNYLVIGKKEEIGHIMQEISDKTLNKIQFTQYINPEPTTLEEIINQNALKTKTPTLHGIVITDPELEKTVKPQIEHYKKEGLEIHYLPNIIDRYLKRIPVGVIERYEEHYKVVFENSMNSPTIRIFDIIFSLILLVIASPFLLVSMLVIILDDLLHKEKVEIFFKQERIGQNEKIFNVYKLKTMRRVQKKDGTYEDVLTKTGNFLRKFRLNELPQLINILKGDISLVGPRPDIKSTKIFCDENIPYYNYRLRIPQGITGHAQVFFRYPEAVTKEIFSERLSYDLYYVKNYSLTLYLVTLLRTVETVVMGRGK from the coding sequence ATGAAAAAACTAACAATTCAAACTCTCGACATAATTCTAATCTTTTCATTCAATACTTTTCTCTTAAAATTACCCATTGCAATATCGATAATCTCATCACTAATAATATACCTTGGAATCTACTCCTTCAGAGTCTACGACACAGAAACAATGAAAAGCTACACAGAATCCTTAATAAAAACCACCGTTGGAACTCTAATCAGTTTCATAGTAATACTAATCATATACTTCTTCCTCAGTAAATACTTCAACAGATACTTTTTCCTTTCAAATTTATTATACACTATTATCCTCTTGCCAATAATACACAAAATAGAATACAATATATACGAAAAACACATGCCAGTAAAAAACTACCTTGTAATAGGAAAAAAAGAAGAAATAGGCCACATAATGCAAGAAATCTCAGACAAAACACTAAACAAAATCCAGTTCACCCAATACATAAACCCAGAACCAACAACGCTTGAAGAAATAATCAACCAAAACGCACTAAAAACAAAAACACCAACACTACATGGCATAGTAATAACAGACCCAGAACTAGAAAAAACCGTAAAACCCCAAATAGAGCATTACAAAAAAGAAGGATTAGAAATACATTATCTACCAAATATAATCGACAGATATCTCAAAAGGATACCCGTTGGAGTTATTGAAAGATATGAAGAACATTACAAAGTCGTATTTGAAAACTCTATGAATTCCCCAACTATCAGAATATTTGATATAATATTTTCTTTAATATTGCTGGTGATCGCTTCTCCTTTTTTACTTGTAAGCATGTTAGTTATAATACTTGACGACTTACTTCACAAGGAAAAGGTAGAAATATTCTTCAAACAAGAGAGAATTGGTCAAAACGAAAAGATTTTCAACGTATATAAACTCAAAACTATGAGAAGAGTTCAAAAAAAAGATGGAACCTATGAAGATGTGCTAACAAAAACAGGGAATTTTCTAAGAAAATTTCGGCTAAACGAGTTGCCCCAATTAATTAACATTTTAAAAGGTGACATAAGCCTAGTAGGTCCAAGGCCTGACATAAAATCGACAAAAATATTTTGTGACGAAAATATACCATATTACAATTATAGATTGCGAATTCCTCAGGGTATTACTGGCCATGCACAAGTTTTTTTTAGGTATCCCGAAGCAGTTACAAAAGAAATATTTTCAGAGAGACTATCTTACGATCTATATTATGTTAAAAACTACAGTTTAACATTGTATTTAGTAACGCTATTAAGGACGGTTGAAACTGTAGTTATGGGGAGAGGAAAATAA